One part of the Ochrobactrum quorumnocens genome encodes these proteins:
- a CDS encoding DUF922 domain-containing Zn-dependent protease, whose product MSVLWVVFGVLLSGQAYAEDDWKAVEVIKPYAITGRSGPELYESIGERGPKAGKSRVIAHTTFVLTWDRKFDNSNNGCTIVSAKPKLKITYTLPKPSQKLSSPVRENWERFYDGIYKHELVHGDTAKDMTREIVRTTVGLSIPNDPKCQKMRRELINRITALVEVQRQQGRDFDRVEMGSGGNVEQLILALVNGG is encoded by the coding sequence ATATCGGTCTTGTGGGTTGTGTTTGGAGTTTTATTGTCTGGTCAGGCTTATGCAGAAGATGACTGGAAAGCCGTCGAAGTTATAAAACCTTATGCAATTACTGGCCGCTCCGGCCCTGAGCTTTATGAATCCATCGGCGAGCGCGGCCCTAAAGCCGGCAAATCCCGCGTGATCGCGCACACGACCTTTGTGTTGACCTGGGATCGCAAGTTCGACAATTCCAACAATGGCTGCACAATTGTTTCGGCCAAGCCCAAGCTGAAAATCACCTATACACTGCCCAAGCCCTCACAGAAGCTGTCCTCACCGGTGAGAGAGAACTGGGAACGCTTCTATGATGGCATCTATAAGCACGAGCTTGTTCATGGCGACACCGCCAAAGATATGACACGCGAAATCGTCCGCACAACTGTTGGGCTTTCGATCCCGAACGATCCAAAGTGCCAGAAAATGCGCCGGGAACTGATCAATCGCATTACTGCGCTGGTCGAGGTTCAGCGCCAGCAAGGCCGTGATTTCGACCGTGTTGAAATGGGGTCCGGCGGCAATGTCGAGCAGCTCATTCTGGCGTTGGTGAATGGAGGCTAG
- the metE gene encoding 5-methyltetrahydropteroyltriglutamate--homocysteine S-methyltransferase — protein MSQTTVATATLGVPRIGRHRELKFALEAFWAGKSSEAELLTIASALRAANWAELRDHGITKIPSNDFSLYDHVLDTAVMVGAIPARYGWSGGDVSLQTYFAMARGSEGKTSNDCGCGNQEHGRENGHAHSHGVTALEMTKWFDTNYHYMVPELTDDQEFRLVARKPVEHFLEAKALGIHTRPVILGPVTFLKLAKSTAEGFNPVALLPKLLPVYEELLRELANAGADWVQIDEPALVLDLTPNEQAAFELAYQRLATASDAKILLATYFGELGHNLDTALALPVAGLHVDLVRGANQLNDIVAKARPDQHLSLGVIDGRNIWRADLNAIIDHILPIVEKHGLERIEIAPSCSLLHVPIDLELETGLDAELKNWLAFAAQKIDEIAILGRALSSGKSTVLAELKAASEAIAARRTSPKVHSLAVEQRVAAVTEAQKKRNSVFTERRKIQSDKLGLPTFPTTTIGSFPQTPEVRKARAAVNKGEISNAQYESFIQRETEAAIRWQEEIGLDVLVHGEFERNDMVQYFGEQLSGFAFTKYAWVQSYGSRYVRPPIIFGDVSRPEPMTVDWWKYAQSLTDKPMKGMLTGPVTILNWSFVRDDISRAATCRQIALAIRDEVSDLEDAGATMIQIDEAALREGLPLRRTDWSTYLDWAVESFRLCSSGVADQTQIHTHMCYSEFNDIIDAIAHMDADVISIETSRSRMELLDAFKSFKYPNDIGPGVYDIHSPRVPEVSEMTELLALARKQLSDEQLWVNPDCGLKTRKWDEVRPALVNMVAAAKALRAELT, from the coding sequence ATGTCACAAACCACCGTCGCTACCGCCACCCTTGGTGTGCCGCGCATCGGCCGTCATCGCGAACTGAAATTTGCACTCGAAGCTTTCTGGGCGGGTAAATCGTCTGAAGCAGAACTGCTCACGATTGCCAGCGCTTTGCGCGCGGCCAATTGGGCCGAACTGCGCGATCACGGCATCACGAAAATTCCATCCAACGACTTCTCCCTTTACGATCATGTGCTCGATACAGCTGTAATGGTCGGCGCCATCCCTGCCCGTTACGGCTGGTCCGGCGGCGACGTATCGCTCCAGACCTATTTCGCCATGGCGCGTGGCAGCGAAGGCAAAACAAGCAACGATTGCGGTTGTGGCAATCAAGAACATGGGCGTGAGAATGGGCACGCACATAGTCATGGTGTGACTGCGCTTGAAATGACCAAGTGGTTCGACACCAATTATCACTACATGGTGCCAGAACTCACCGACGATCAGGAGTTCAGGCTTGTCGCCCGCAAGCCGGTGGAACACTTCCTCGAAGCCAAGGCACTGGGTATCCACACACGTCCAGTTATTCTTGGCCCGGTTACATTCCTGAAGCTGGCTAAATCCACCGCTGAAGGCTTTAATCCTGTAGCCTTGCTGCCAAAGCTGCTGCCGGTTTATGAAGAGTTGCTGCGTGAACTTGCAAATGCCGGTGCCGACTGGGTGCAGATTGACGAACCAGCGCTGGTTCTCGATCTCACCCCAAATGAACAGGCCGCATTTGAACTTGCTTACCAGCGTCTTGCCACAGCTTCCGACGCAAAAATCCTGCTTGCGACCTATTTCGGTGAGCTGGGCCACAATCTCGACACTGCATTGGCTTTGCCGGTCGCAGGTCTTCACGTCGATCTGGTACGCGGCGCAAATCAGCTTAACGACATTGTAGCGAAAGCACGCCCCGATCAGCATCTGTCTCTCGGTGTGATTGACGGCCGCAATATCTGGCGCGCCGATCTCAATGCCATCATCGACCACATTCTGCCCATCGTTGAAAAGCACGGGCTGGAACGCATCGAAATTGCCCCATCCTGCTCGCTCCTGCATGTACCGATTGATCTTGAACTGGAAACCGGACTCGATGCAGAACTTAAAAACTGGCTCGCTTTTGCAGCACAAAAGATCGATGAGATTGCTATCCTCGGACGTGCGCTTTCGTCAGGCAAAAGCACGGTTCTTGCAGAACTGAAAGCCGCAAGTGAGGCCATTGCAGCCCGCCGCACATCGCCAAAGGTCCACAGTCTGGCTGTTGAACAGCGCGTTGCCGCTGTCACGGAAGCTCAAAAGAAGCGCAACAGCGTGTTCACCGAGCGACGCAAAATTCAAAGCGACAAGCTCGGCTTACCCACTTTCCCCACCACGACGATCGGCTCTTTTCCGCAGACCCCTGAAGTGCGCAAAGCACGCGCAGCGGTCAACAAAGGTGAGATCAGCAATGCGCAGTATGAGAGCTTCATCCAGCGCGAAACTGAAGCCGCCATTCGCTGGCAGGAAGAAATCGGCCTCGATGTACTGGTGCATGGCGAGTTCGAGCGTAACGACATGGTTCAGTATTTTGGCGAGCAGCTCTCGGGCTTCGCTTTCACAAAATACGCCTGGGTGCAGAGCTATGGCTCGCGCTATGTCCGCCCTCCGATCATTTTCGGTGACGTTTCCCGTCCTGAGCCGATGACGGTTGACTGGTGGAAATACGCGCAGTCACTGACGGATAAGCCTATGAAGGGCATGTTGACCGGGCCTGTGACGATCCTCAACTGGTCGTTTGTTCGTGATGACATTTCACGCGCCGCAACCTGCCGACAGATCGCGCTCGCCATCCGTGACGAAGTGAGCGATCTGGAAGATGCGGGTGCCACCATGATCCAGATCGACGAGGCCGCCTTGCGCGAAGGCTTGCCGCTGCGTCGCACTGACTGGTCGACCTACCTCGATTGGGCTGTCGAAAGCTTCCGTCTGTGTTCAAGCGGTGTGGCCGACCAAACACAGATCCATACCCACATGTGCTATTCGGAGTTCAATGACATCATCGATGCCATTGCTCATATGGATGCCGACGTGATTTCGATTGAAACTTCACGCTCACGCATGGAGCTGCTCGATGCGTTCAAGTCGTTTAAATACCCGAACGATATCGGGCCGGGCGTTTATGACATCCATTCGCCACGTGTGCCGGAAGTCAGCGAAATGACGGAACTGCTGGCGCTTGCCCGAAAGCAGCTTTCCGATGAACAGCTCTGGGTCAATCCCGATTGCGGTTTGAAAACCCGCAAATGGGACGAGGTGCGCCCTGCCCTCGTCAACATGGTGGCGGCAGCCAAAGCGCTACGCGCCGAACTCACTTAA